A region of the Methanosarcinales archaeon genome:
ATCCGTCAAAATCTTATCATCTTTATGAGGATGAATGCGCTTTTCACGAACAGCAAAAAGGTTCTGCATAGCAGTATTCAGATCTCTTCGCAGTTCTGTTGTCGGGAGATGAAGTTCAGAAGCTATTTTTTCCAATGGTTTTTTCAGGTGCAGAATATTTCGACCAGACTTGTTTTTGGTCATTTCATCTGCAAAGTTCCCTTCACTTTTAACATTTAAGACATTGATGAGTAATTCACTTTCTTTTTCAGATAGCATCTGCCGAATTTCGCCTTCAGACCAGACATAGAATTTTCCTTCTATTCCTTCACTGTCCGCGTCCTCGGCAGAGTAAAATCCTCCGTCCCCATCAGTCATATCTCTTAAGACATATGTGAAAATCTCCCGGGCAGAATTTCCATATTCTTCTATCCCTGTTGCCTGGTAAGCTTCCAGGTAGGCCATTGCCAGCATTGCCTGGTCGTACAGCATCTTTTCAAAGTGGGGAATAAGCCATTTAGCATCAGTGGAATAACGATGAAAACCAAAACCAATTTGATCATAAATGCCGCCCATTCGCATATCATCAAGGGTCTTTTCCACCATGTAAAGGGCCATTTTATCCCCGGTGCGTTTCCAGTAACGCAATAAGAACATCAGGTTATGGGGGGTAGGGAACTTGGGTCTATTGCCAAATCCCCCGTACTCTTCATCAAACATTTTGAACAACTGGATATATGCATCATGAAGAGTATCTTCGTTTAATTCATTTCCTTCTTCTGACGATCGCTTCAAGGCTGAAATAGTCTGAATAGCCTGTTCCTCCAATTCCTTCCTTTTATGGGTCCAGAGGTCATTGATCCCTGGTATTAATTCCAGCATCCCCGGCATCCCGAATTTACTATGCTTTGGTATATATGTAGCAGCATAGAAAGGCTTTTTATCAGGAGTAATTATGATTGAAAGCGGCCAGCCTCCACTGCCAGTCATTGCCTGGCAGGCGGTCATATACACACTATCGATATCGGGCCGTTCCTCCCTATCTACTTTAATACACACAAATGTCTCATTCAATAGCCGGGCAACTTCATTATCTTCAAATGATTCTTTCTCCATCACGTGGCACCAGTGACAGGTAGAGTACCCTATAGACAGGAAGATAGGTTTATCCTCACGTTTAGCCCTTTCAAAAGCATCTGGACCCCACGGATACCAGTCTACAGGATTATATGCATGCTGCAGCAGATATGGACTTTTTTCTTTTATCAATCGATTTGGATATCTTTTCTGGCTTTCTATTTTGGTCACAGATAATTCCCCACAATTTCACACATTCAAAATGGTGATAATGAATATTAATATATAGTTTCAGATTGTCCTCAACAAAACATGAACGACATTACAGAAAAAGTTGACATCCCCAGAATACTTATCGCCGGGGACCGCTCATCCAGTGGAAAAACAACAATTTCCACGGGACTAATGTCAATATTTTCCGATATGGGATTACGGGTTCAGCCATTCAAAGTAGGATTGGACTATATTGATCCCAGTTATCATGCAGAAGCTACAGGCCGACCCTGCCGTAACCTGGATGGATACCTGATGGACAGGGACTCGGTCCTGGAGGTGTTCCATCACGGAATAAGTTACGATGGGGGTGCAGATATTGCAATAATAGAAGGAGTAAGGGGGCTATATGAGGGGCTCGAAGGCTTAAGCGATATTGGCAGCACTGCCCAGATCGCCAAGATACTGGACTGTCAGGTGGTTCTTGTTATTAATGCACGGAGTATTACCCGCAGTGCAGCTGCACTGGTCATGGGATATAAAGCATTTGACCCGGATGTTCATATAGCCGGTATTATCCTGAACAATATCGGCGGAGTAAGGCACGCATTCAAGGCGCGACAGGCAATTGAATCATATACTGATGTACCAGTGATAGGAGAGATACGGCGCGACGAATCCATGAAGATAAGCATGCGGCACCTGGGACTTGTTCCTGCTCTGGAAGGAAGGCGCAAACTTGACGATTTTGATCAGCGCATGTTGGAGATCAGGAATATTATCAGGGATGGGATCGAGCTTGACAATATACTGGAGCTTGCCAGGAGCGCATCAGCCCTGGAAAAGCCAGAAACCAATATATTTGAACCCAAAAAGGCTAACGAGAGCCCAGTGATAGGTATAGCTCTTGATGAAGCTTTTAATTTTTATTACCAGGATAATCTGGACCTGCTGGAACTATCAGGGGCAAAACTTGAATATTTCAGTCCTGTCCACGACATCCATCCGCCAGATATGAACGGCATATATATTGGTGGGGGATATCCCGAACTATTTGCACCCGAACTGGCTGCCAATGAAGGCATGAGGGAACATATTTTGGAAATGTCCCTCTCCGGAATGCCTATTTACGCCGAATGCGGAGGTTTGATGTATCTTACCCAATCCCTGATAACCGGAGCCATAAAGACATCCTCATACCGCACTGCAGATATGCCTGAGGGGGAACACCAGATGGTAGGTGCCCTGCCTGGAAAGACGCTTATGGGGCGCACCCGTGTGGTAAGTTACAGCAGGGGCGCTTTTATTGAAAATACTCCCATAGGACAGCCTGAGGATAGGTTCATTGGCCATGAGTTCCATCATTCAGAGATAATCGACCTGCCCGGCAATTCAAAATTCGGGATGAAATTGGAGCGGGGACATGGTATCAAGGAAAGTTATGACGGCTTGATGGACAATAATACATTAGCGGTCTATTCCCATCTGCATGCAGCATCATACAGGGAGTTTGCTCCGAGATTTGTGGCTTCATGCCTGAAATAGCAGTAATATCAGGATATCAATGTTTTGGAGGATATTGCTTATGCAAAGCCTCTAACTTTCGATTAAAGCTTTCAGCAATTTCCCGTCTATAATCTCCTGAATAATAATCCACCCTTATAGCTATTGAGATACTGGAAGCAAGTTTCCTTGCGATCTTACCCCTTAGCCACCTGGATGATCCGCTGATGGCAGGATGTTGAAAAATGACTCCATGTTTGGGTGATGGAGCGTTGCCCTTTAAATGTTTAAACAAAGCCTTTTCAGCACCAAGTACCTGAATAGTGCTGGAAGGCATGTTTGTAAGTTTTTGCACGCTTCCTGCAATACTGATCAACCGCGCTCCAATATGTGCACCTGCAATAGCTGAAAGATTGGGTAACTTGCCTGTTATATATAATTCAATATATTCAGATAACCTATTCCGATTTTCAATTAAACCGGAAATATTTACAGCCAGCTCTCTTATGTTTTCTGCATACGACACCGGAAGTTCGATCCCCATTGAATGTTCGGCAATTCTAAGGATATCTTCATCTTCAACAATCCATGTATCAGGATTATCCCTGGTACCATACCTGGAAACAAAATGAACAAGAGGTTCGCTTTTCAGTTTAAGTTCAGGGAAATTAAGATCATATAACTCTTTCAATCTTTCAGACAGAACATTGATTATCCTGTCAAGGTCATCCATTGCTTCGATACTCTGGATTAAGATTTGTTCGTCTGATTTTGCGGCACTGACCAGTTGTCTGGTATATTCAATATTAACGCTATGAAAAAGTTCGTCGTATTCCTGTTCAGATATTACGAATTTCCACTTCAATGCCAGATGACGAATGTCACATCCGCATATCTCATTTATTTCCAGTGCACGGGGAGTTTCCTGCAAACGCTCAGCTAGCGTGCGAACGTCCCTGGGATACAGATCACAGGCCACGATATTTTCGTTTTCAATAGAAAAGATGCCGAACCAGATTTTAATCAGTTTCACTTAATATATGTTATTCAAAATTGTATTTAAAGTATCTGATTATCAACCTCATCTTCATCGAACTCGATGTCCAGTACTTTCAGGACCCTGGAATGACCATTTGAATCATAACACCGCCATGAACGGTCGTTATAGGGAGCTCCCACAATTATGTTGTTGTCCCCAACTCTGGCAAACAATGCAATATCGGCTTTGGAGGGATTGGTATTTGAGGAGGGGTGGCTGTGAACCGAACCTGCCATCTTGATATTGGGCATCATGTATAATCTCAACACTGCACTTACCTGGTTGGATTCAGTACCTGGAAGAAAAATAACATCTTTGATCACTCCTTCCTCGGCCCGCAGCAATCCAGCGAATTCCCTGGGAGCTGATGATTTTGAAACTTCAAGAATAAATTCCAATGTGGATCTTGCAATACCCTCGATCTTGGTTATACTAACACCTCAGATCACTACACAATACCAGTTACGGTGTCCTTTTTAAAATCAAATAGGCTGAGACTTTCTTCTCCATGCTTTATGACCAGCCTGTCATTACTGGTTATTTCACCTATGACCCTGGCGGTTATTCCTACTTCTTCGAATAATTCAATGCAGCGTGTTTCATGGCCTGGCTGCGCCGTGACAATATATCCTGTGGCAGGGTAGATCTTAAGCCACTGGATAAAATCCACTCCTTTGGGAACAGGTATTTTTGCCAGGTCGACCACCGCACCCTTATGGCTGGTCTCAAGCAGCATACCCAATGTACCTAAGGTTCCAGGGTTACTGATATCCTTGCCAGCAGTTACTGCATGGGCTTCACCTATGGTCTGCATGACCATGAATTTCTCTCGTACTTCGGAAGGTGTTTTCATGGTGGTGGTGTCCCAGCTGTAAGGTGAATTCGGACCTACTCTACCTTCCATATCATAGGCTGCAATAATCAAGTCTCCTGTCCGGGCAGTATCACTTCGTATCAGGCAGTCCCTTTTTGCAATCCCCACAATTGCTACTGATAGGGATAAGTGAGGTGTGTCCGGATGTAGATGCCCCCCTACCATTGGGACCCCGAACTTGGAAATCCCGTCTTTAATACCATTTAGAAGTTCAATACAGGCTTTTTTATTGCTGCTGGACAGTACATTGACCATACCTAATGGTCTTCCGCCCATTGCCGAAATATCATTCACATTCACAAGCACAGAACTATAACCGGCCCACCAGGGACTGGCTTCCAGTAGTCGCCCCCATATACCATCGGCTGCAAAGAGAATGACATCTTCATTCCCTGCATCCAAAACGGCTGCATCATCTCCGAAATCTGCAATACAGTCCCCATATTCAGACCTGACGGTCTCGAAGATTTTTACAATATCTGCGATATTATGCTTGCGTGTAAGTCCTTCAAAAGTACGGATCTCATCTGCGATTTTCTCAAGGTCCAGGGATTATTCCTCCATAATAGATATTTAAGATTATTGTTTATGTTACAAAAGCATTGTGAGAATGGATATGCCAAAGTTCAAGAAGATCTATATTGTCACCGATGGGGCTTCAAGGGGAAATCCCGGACCTTCTGCCATAGGATACGGTCTCTATGATTCAAACTGGAATGTAATTGAAGAACGATCCCAATATATCGGGATAGGTACAAATAACGAAGCAGAGTACCGTGCATTGATGGCCGCCCTGGACAAAGCAACTCATTACTCGAAGAATGAAATTGAACATTATACGGACAGCGAACTGTTGACCAGGCAGTTGAAAGGCCAGTATAAGGTACGGGCTGAGAACCTCAGACCGCTTTTTGATAAAGTATCCTTAAAAATAAAGGATTTCAAGTCAGTAAAACACACCCATGTTCGCAGGTCTGATAAACGGGTTCAGAGAATTGATGAGCTTGCGAACCAGGCACTGGATAAAGCTGGAAAATAACGATTGTAAATAATTTCAATAATACTGTCAGTTTTAGCTATTTGGTGGTATGACTCCTGTACATCTCCCATTTATCTCTGCTGTTCTTGTATTTAAATTAACCACACATGCCGGATTACATCCTGGTATTTTGTTTAACGGCTCAAGATCTATCCACCAGGTGCCTGTATATTCATTGCAGAAATAAGTGTCTTTTAACGTGCCTTCTGTATCACATTCGCTATTTAGTGCAATTTCGACAATCAATTTTCGTTTAGCCATATGCAACTGAATTAGTCATGTTTTTATTAAAAAATGATACGAATTTATTGTAAATGACTACTGTGCCCGAGTAAAAACTGGCGCCAAATTCTTTCATCCTCAGAAATCCAATGACCATTAGTAATATTGAAGGAGATTTCCGGATATTTCCTGCTGAGATCACCAATAGTTACACCTTTAGGTACTTCAGCATCGATAATTATGTGTTTTATTGTCGATTCCATTTTTAATTCTTGTTTGTATCTAACACTCCATCTTTGACCCAGATAATTCTGTCCGCTTTTTTTCCTTCTTCTAATTCATGGGTTACCATAACTATTGTTTGTCCAATTTCTTTGTTTAGTTGTCGAAATAGTTTTACAGTCCTTTCTGATGAATCTGAATCAAGGTTTGCTGTTGGTTCATCAGCATACAATATTTTAGGCTTATTAACTAGTGCCCTTGCAATAGACACTCTTTGTTGTTGTCCACCGGAAAGTTCTGAAGGGTAGTGATTCATTCTATCGCCAAGACCTACTTTTTTAAGAATATCCTTCGCCATTTCTTTATATTTTTCTGTTGTTATTCCTTGTGCCATTGGAGTAATATACACATTTTCAAGTGTAGTTAATTCAGGAATTAAGTTATATGATTGGAACACGTAACCTAATTTTTCAAGTCTGAATCTGGTTCTTTCGTCATCAGATAAATTAACAACATCTTCATTATCAATTAATATTTCTCCTTTTGTGGGGATGTCCAATAACCCCAATTGATGGAGTAAAGTGCTTTTTCCGGATCCACTTGGACCCATTATTGCAACAAATTCTCCTTCTTTTATGTTTAGACTTATATTTGTTAGAGCATAAGTTTTTATGACTCCATTAAAATATACTCTTTCCAGATTTTTAGCATTAATTATTATATCAGTCATTTTTATCCACCAAATATAGCGTCAAGTATGTTATCATCTGCTGCTTTTTTTGAGGGGAAGAATCCTGCAATTATTGAAGCAAAGATCAAAGTAACTGATGTTGTGATTAATCTGTCTGTTGTAAGAATTGGGACTACATCTCCAATCGGCATATTCAGAGGATACATTGTCAAAAGGAGAAGTAAGCCTTGCATCACCAAATTACCAATTATTACCCCTACAACTCCATAAATAAGTGATTGTAAGACATATGACCCTAGTATGATTTGCTTTTTGATTCCCACCGCTTTTAAAATACCTATTTGTTTTCTCTTATTCGTGACATTAATGAAAATGATTATGTAAATTGTTGCAAAAGCAGTTAATAAGCCTATAAACCCAGTGATTTGATTTGTTATTTGAAGGCTGCCTACAAACTGTTTTACAGCCCCCATTTTTGTTTGCCAAGGATTTATTTGATCACTTACTCCCAGATCTATAATTTTTTGCTTATAATAATCTTCACTACCTCTTTCCGGAAGTTTGATGAGAATTTTACTTGCAACATCTCCTGTATGAAATATCTTGTTGTATTCATCATAATTAATGAGAACTTTATCATCACTAAATTTTGATCCTGTCTTAAAAATACCT
Encoded here:
- a CDS encoding thioredoxin domain-containing protein; translated protein: MTKIESQKRYPNRLIKEKSPYLLQHAYNPVDWYPWGPDAFERAKREDKPIFLSIGYSTCHWCHVMEKESFEDNEVARLLNETFVCIKVDREERPDIDSVYMTACQAMTGSGGWPLSIIITPDKKPFYAATYIPKHSKFGMPGMLELIPGINDLWTHKRKELEEQAIQTISALKRSSEEGNELNEDTLHDAYIQLFKMFDEEYGGFGNRPKFPTPHNLMFLLRYWKRTGDKMALYMVEKTLDDMRMGGIYDQIGFGFHRYSTDAKWLIPHFEKMLYDQAMLAMAYLEAYQATGIEEYGNSAREIFTYVLRDMTDGDGGFYSAEDADSEGIEGKFYVWSEGEIRQMLSEKESELLINVLNVKSEGNFADEMTKNKSGRNILHLKKPLEKIASELHLPTTELRRDLNTAMQNLFAVREKRIHPHKDDKILTDWNGLMIAALAKGAQVLNEPEYADAAKNSTDFILKNMRDTDGILYHRYRDGEFSVPAFLDDYAFFIWGLIELYETTFEEHYLQTALELLDDLIEHFWDKENGGFYFTSEIAEDILIRKKEIYDGAVPSGNSVAMLNLFRLGRIIADPEFEDIGARIARAFSKSISYSPAGYTMLLTALDFALGPTSEVVIVGESQAEDTQQMLKLLRREFVPNKVVIFYPGETDQPEITHLVQYIKDFLSIEGKATAYVCKNYHCTLPTTDGMKMLELITQN
- the cfbB gene encoding Ni-sirohydrochlorin a,c-diamide synthase, yielding MNDITEKVDIPRILIAGDRSSSGKTTISTGLMSIFSDMGLRVQPFKVGLDYIDPSYHAEATGRPCRNLDGYLMDRDSVLEVFHHGISYDGGADIAIIEGVRGLYEGLEGLSDIGSTAQIAKILDCQVVLVINARSITRSAAALVMGYKAFDPDVHIAGIILNNIGGVRHAFKARQAIESYTDVPVIGEIRRDESMKISMRHLGLVPALEGRRKLDDFDQRMLEIRNIIRDGIELDNILELARSASALEKPETNIFEPKKANESPVIGIALDEAFNFYYQDNLDLLELSGAKLEYFSPVHDIHPPDMNGIYIGGGYPELFAPELAANEGMREHILEMSLSGMPIYAECGGLMYLTQSLITGAIKTSSYRTADMPEGEHQMVGALPGKTLMGRTRVVSYSRGAFIENTPIGQPEDRFIGHEFHHSEIIDLPGNSKFGMKLERGHGIKESYDGLMDNNTLAVYSHLHAASYREFAPRFVASCLK
- a CDS encoding rRNA biogenesis protein, whose translation is MKLIKIWFGIFSIENENIVACDLYPRDVRTLAERLQETPRALEINEICGCDIRHLALKWKFVISEQEYDELFHSVNIEYTRQLVSAAKSDEQILIQSIEAMDDLDRIINVLSERLKELYDLNFPELKLKSEPLVHFVSRYGTRDNPDTWIVEDEDILRIAEHSMGIELPVSYAENIRELAVNISGLIENRNRLSEYIELYITGKLPNLSAIAGAHIGARLISIAGSVQKLTNMPSSTIQVLGAEKALFKHLKGNAPSPKHGVIFQHPAISGSSRWLRGKIARKLASSISIAIRVDYYSGDYRREIAESFNRKLEALHKQYPPKH
- a CDS encoding Mov34/MPN/PAD-1 family protein, giving the protein MTKIEGIARSTLEFILEVSKSSAPREFAGLLRAEEGVIKDVIFLPGTESNQVSAVLRLYMMPNIKMAGSVHSHPSSNTNPSKADIALFARVGDNNIIVGAPYNDRSWRCYDSNGHSRVLKVLDIEFDEDEVDNQIL
- a CDS encoding methanogenesis marker 2 protein, encoding MDLEKIADEIRTFEGLTRKHNIADIVKIFETVRSEYGDCIADFGDDAAVLDAGNEDVILFAADGIWGRLLEASPWWAGYSSVLVNVNDISAMGGRPLGMVNVLSSSNKKACIELLNGIKDGISKFGVPMVGGHLHPDTPHLSLSVAIVGIAKRDCLIRSDTARTGDLIIAAYDMEGRVGPNSPYSWDTTTMKTPSEVREKFMVMQTIGEAHAVTAGKDISNPGTLGTLGMLLETSHKGAVVDLAKIPVPKGVDFIQWLKIYPATGYIVTAQPGHETRCIELFEEVGITARVIGEITSNDRLVIKHGEESLSLFDFKKDTVTGIV
- a CDS encoding ribonuclease HI family protein; this encodes MPKFKKIYIVTDGASRGNPGPSAIGYGLYDSNWNVIEERSQYIGIGTNNEAEYRALMAALDKATHYSKNEIEHYTDSELLTRQLKGQYKVRAENLRPLFDKVSLKIKDFKSVKHTHVRRSDKRVQRIDELANQALDKAGK
- a CDS encoding ABC transporter ATP-binding protein; its protein translation is MTDIIINAKNLERVYFNGVIKTYALTNISLNIKEGEFVAIMGPSGSGKSTLLHQLGLLDIPTKGEILIDNEDVVNLSDDERTRFRLEKLGYVFQSYNLIPELTTLENVYITPMAQGITTEKYKEMAKDILKKVGLGDRMNHYPSELSGGQQQRVSIARALVNKPKILYADEPTANLDSDSSERTVKLFRQLNKEIGQTIVMVTHELEEGKKADRIIWVKDGVLDTNKN
- a CDS encoding ABC transporter permease produces the protein MNKNDFKVIAFLAYKNIVKSKSTFFVIVAVMAMSFLSITFFAAIIDGLGYEFEESMIEGLTGHLMIEPTEDNLHLENVGILVKNIKRIPGVVGVAPRLESSVIATHKNTEMGIPVFFINPQDELKVSNFHESMVLGEYLSEKDTKVIIIGADLIQAYALEDDTQKRLNVNVGDTVRLSFGNGFVDDYKIKGIFKTGSKFSDDKVLINYDEYNKIFHTGDVASKILIKLPERGSEDYYKQKIIDLGVSDQINPWQTKMGAVKQFVGSLQITNQITGFIGLLTAFATIYIIIFINVTNKRKQIGILKAVGIKKQIILGSYVLQSLIYGVVGVIIGNLVMQGLLLLLTMYPLNMPIGDVVPILTTDRLITTSVTLIFASIIAGFFPSKKAADDNILDAIFGG